GCACGGCCTGTTGCCCTTCAAGCACATCGACCACCTGCACCCCGACGCCCTGATTGCCATTGCGGCCAGCAAGGACGGTGAGCAGATTATGCACGAAATCTGGGGCGACAGCATGGGCTGGCTGCCTTGGCAGAAGCCGGGCTTCGACCTGGGCCTGCAGCTGGAGAAAATTGTGGCCGAAAACCCCGGCCTGCGCGGCGTCATCCTCGGCGGCCACGGCCTCTTCACCTGGGGCGACACCTCCTACGATTCCTACATCAACACTCTGGAGGTGATTGAGCAGGCCGCCAAGTACCTGGAGGCCAACTACGGCAAGAAAGGTCCCGTGTTCGGCGGCGTGAAGCGCGAGCAAACCCTCGACGCCGCCGGCCGCCGTGCCGCCGCCGCCGCCGTGATGCCCGTGCTGCGCGGCCTGGCCAGCAGCCAGCGCCGCATGCTGGGCCATTACACCGACGACGCCCGCGTGCTGGAGTTCGTGAACTCGAACGACCTGCCCCGCCTGGCCCAGAAAGGCACCTCCTGCCCCGACCACTTCCTGCGCACCAAAATCCGCCCGCTCGTGCTCGACGCCGACGTGATGCAGGGCGACGCCGCCAGCGTAAAAACCTACCTCGAAAGCCAGTTTGAGGCTTACCGCAAGGACTACGTGGCCTACTACGAGCGCAGCAAGCACGCCAACTCGCCGGCCGTGCGCGACGCCAACCCCGTCATCATCCTGTGGCCCGGCGTGGGCTTGTTCTCCTTCTCGAAAGACAAGCAGACCGCCCGCGTGGCCGCCGAGTTCTACACCAACGCCATCAACGTGATGAAGGGCGCCGAGGCGGTGAGCACCTACCAGGGCCTGCCCGAACAGGAAGCCTTCAACATTGAGTACTGGCTGCTGGAAGAAGCCAAGCTGCAGCGCATGGCCCCGCCCAAAGCCCTCTCGGGCAAGGTGGCCTACGTGACCGGCGGCACCGGCGGCATCGGCAAGGCCATCTGCGAGGAGCTGCTGAAGTTCGGCGCCTGCGTGGTGGCCGCCGACCGCGACCGCCTCGAAGAAACCCAGGCCGACCTGCGCAAGCAATTCGGCAAGGACAGCACCATCACCGCCCCCATCGAAGTAACCAGCGCCGAAAGCATTGCCGAGTCGCTGCGCGCCGGGGTGCTGCAGTTCGGCGGCGTCGACATCATCGTGAACTGCGCCGGCCTGAGCATCAGCAAGCCGCTGGCCGACACCACGCAGGCCGACTGGGACGTCCTGAACGACGTGCTGGTGAAAGGCCAGTTCCTGGTGAGCCAAGCTGCCGTCACCATTCTGCGCCAGCAGGGCCTGGGCGGCGACATCGTGAACATCGCCAGCAAAAACGGCCTCGTGGCCGGCC
This DNA window, taken from Hymenobacter sp. 5317J-9, encodes the following:
- a CDS encoding bifunctional aldolase/short-chain dehydrogenase encodes the protein MEKTLTFQHVSYLWDEAKAAELAGDEVALFLYRSNLLGADLRLTNYAGGNTSCKITETNPVTGEAAEVMWVKGSGGDIGTLTKAGCANLYVEKLHQLKNRYRGLEFEDEMVGLFEYCLFDPKCATPSIDTPLHGLLPFKHIDHLHPDALIAIAASKDGEQIMHEIWGDSMGWLPWQKPGFDLGLQLEKIVAENPGLRGVILGGHGLFTWGDTSYDSYINTLEVIEQAAKYLEANYGKKGPVFGGVKREQTLDAAGRRAAAAAVMPVLRGLASSQRRMLGHYTDDARVLEFVNSNDLPRLAQKGTSCPDHFLRTKIRPLVLDADVMQGDAASVKTYLESQFEAYRKDYVAYYERSKHANSPAVRDANPVIILWPGVGLFSFSKDKQTARVAAEFYTNAINVMKGAEAVSTYQGLPEQEAFNIEYWLLEEAKLQRMAPPKALSGKVAYVTGGTGGIGKAICEELLKFGACVVAADRDRLEETQADLRKQFGKDSTITAPIEVTSAESIAESLRAGVLQFGGVDIIVNCAGLSISKPLADTTQADWDVLNDVLVKGQFLVSQAAVTILRQQGLGGDIVNIASKNGLVAGPNNVAYGTAKAAQLHMSRLLAAELGPDKIRVNTVNPDAVLRGSKIWEGEWAAGRAKAYGISVEELPAHYAKRTLLGEELLSEDIAKAVRVFVDGSLSKSTGNVLNVDGGVAMAFVR